The proteins below are encoded in one region of Methanomassiliicoccus luminyensis B10:
- a CDS encoding 30S ribosomal protein S7, with the protein MNTVETETQVQSGVLLFGKYEMTGIGIRDGGLAKYIDLTPITVPHTGGKHANRSFGKSKMSIVERLVNNLMRTEVYTGKKAKSVKAVQDAFAIIAQKTKKNPIQVLVEALENAAPREEITRLQFGGISVPKAVDVAPSRRLDIALRNIAKGTVDASFKNKKPVEECLADELILASKGDMNSFSVSKKEELERVAASAR; encoded by the coding sequence GTGAACACTGTGGAAACTGAAACTCAAGTTCAGAGCGGCGTGCTGCTCTTCGGCAAGTACGAAATGACCGGAATCGGCATCAGGGATGGCGGCCTAGCCAAGTACATAGACCTCACCCCCATCACCGTTCCCCACACTGGCGGGAAGCATGCCAACCGGTCCTTCGGCAAGTCCAAGATGAGCATCGTCGAGCGTCTGGTCAACAACCTCATGAGGACCGAGGTCTACACCGGAAAGAAGGCCAAGTCCGTCAAGGCCGTCCAGGACGCTTTCGCGATCATTGCGCAGAAGACCAAGAAGAACCCGATCCAGGTCCTCGTGGAGGCGCTGGAGAACGCCGCGCCCCGTGAGGAGATCACCAGGCTGCAGTTCGGCGGGATATCCGTGCCCAAGGCTGTCGATGTCGCTCCCTCCAGGAGGTTGGACATCGCCTTGAGGAACATCGCCAAGGGAACTGTGGACGCATCTTTCAAGAACAAGAAACCTGTCGAGGAGTGCCTCGCCGACGAGCTTATACTAGCTTCCAAGGGCGACATGAACTCCTTCTCCGTCTCCAAGAAAGAGGAGCTCGAGAGGGTAGCGGCCTCGGCCCGTTAA
- a CDS encoding 30S ribosomal protein S12 codes for MARGLYTARKLASDRQKFRWSDSTYKRRLLKFREKSDPLEGASQARGIVLEKVGIEAKQPNSAIRKCVKVQLIKNGRQITAFAVGDGAINFIDEHDEVLVEGIGGRLGRSYGDIPGVRYKVIQVNNVSLNELVRGRKEKPVR; via the coding sequence TTGGCTAGAGGTCTTTACACGGCTAGGAAGCTCGCGAGCGACCGTCAAAAGTTCAGATGGTCCGACAGCACGTACAAGCGGAGGCTATTGAAATTCCGGGAGAAGTCTGACCCCCTCGAGGGCGCATCCCAGGCCCGCGGCATCGTACTGGAAAAGGTCGGTATCGAGGCGAAGCAGCCTAACTCCGCCATCAGAAAGTGCGTCAAGGTCCAGCTTATCAAGAACGGCCGTCAGATCACCGCTTTCGCGGTCGGCGACGGCGCCATCAACTTCATCGACGAGCACGACGAGGTCCTCGTAGAGGGCATCGGCGGCAGGCTGGGAAGGTCCTACGGTGACATTCCCGGCGTTCGTTACAAGGTAATCCAGGTAAACAATGTTTCTCTCAACGAGCTCGTCAGGGGCCGAAAGGAGAAGCCGGTGAGGTGA